A region of Rhodospirillales bacterium DNA encodes the following proteins:
- a CDS encoding tripartite tricarboxylate transporter substrate binding protein, whose translation MKRRTLVATGLGALAAPGIVHAQAKYPADRPIKLVIPFAAGGPTDIIGRKVAEKMTGLLGQTMIVENKAGAAGAIGALEVKNAKPDGYTLLFATSSTHAINPTAFVKPQYDAVKDFTPMSSICVNPLILVTHPSMPDSVKGLVELMKKNPGKYSYASSGTGSILHLAAEYFKREVGNIDVLHVPYRGSGPAMQDLLPGTVVWMFETFSTSLQHHRAGKLRILAYAHSKRAPIAPEIPTMIEAGVPGYEAYTFNLILGPAGTPKDVVDTIDQASRKLMADPDMIKFLEGIAAVPTVDTTPARTAKFITDEIAKWAPVIRSSGVKIE comes from the coding sequence ATGAAACGCCGCACGCTCGTCGCCACCGGCCTCGGCGCCCTCGCCGCGCCCGGCATCGTCCACGCCCAGGCGAAGTACCCGGCCGACCGGCCGATCAAGCTGGTCATCCCGTTCGCCGCCGGCGGTCCGACCGACATCATCGGCCGCAAGGTGGCGGAGAAGATGACCGGCCTGCTCGGCCAGACCATGATCGTCGAGAACAAGGCCGGCGCCGCCGGCGCGATCGGCGCGCTCGAGGTCAAGAACGCCAAGCCGGACGGCTACACGCTGCTGTTCGCCACCTCGTCGACCCACGCCATCAACCCGACGGCGTTCGTCAAGCCGCAGTACGACGCGGTCAAGGACTTCACGCCGATGTCCTCGATCTGCGTCAATCCGCTGATCCTGGTCACCCACCCGTCGATGCCGGACTCGGTCAAGGGCCTGGTCGAGCTGATGAAGAAGAACCCCGGCAAGTACTCCTACGCCTCGTCGGGCACCGGCAGCATCCTCCACCTCGCGGCCGAGTACTTCAAACGCGAGGTCGGCAACATCGACGTGCTGCACGTGCCCTACCGCGGCTCGGGCCCGGCGATGCAGGATCTGCTGCCGGGCACGGTGGTCTGGATGTTCGAGACCTTCAGCACGTCGCTCCAGCACCACCGCGCCGGCAAGCTGCGCATCCTCGCCTACGCGCATTCCAAGCGCGCGCCGATCGCGCCCGAGATCCCGACGATGATCGAGGCCGGCGTGCCGGGCTACGAGGCCTACACCTTCAACCTGATCCTCGGACCGGCCGGCACGCCCAAGGACGTGGTCGACACCATCGACCAGGCGTCGCGCAAGCTGATGGCCGACCCCGACATGATCAAGTTCCTCGAGGGCATCGCGGCGGTGCCGACGGTCGACACAACGCCCGCGCGCACCGCGAAGTTCATCACCGACGAGATCGCCAAGTGGGCGCCCGTCATCAGGTCGAGCGGCGTCAAGATCGAGTGA
- a CDS encoding tripartite tricarboxylate transporter substrate binding protein — translation MRRREVLGAIGGAVLAAPALAQGKYPDKPIRLVIPFPPAGPTDIIGRLVAERLTVALGQQVVVDNKAGAAGAIGSVEVKNARPDGYTFLFATSSTHATNPTVLVKPPYDAVKDFTPVSSICVNPLVLVAHPSMPDTLKGLVELMKKNPGKYSYGSSGAGGITHFAGELLKIMAGGMDVVHVPYRGSNPALQDTIAGNVVWMFETMSTSLQLHRTGKIRILGFAHTKRAAIAPDIPTIIEGGIAGYEAYTFNLILAPAGAPQNVVDTVHAASRKAMQDPTLIKALEDIAAVPILDSTPETTAKFITGEIAKWAPVIKSTGFKVE, via the coding sequence ATGAGACGTCGTGAAGTGCTGGGCGCCATCGGCGGCGCCGTCCTGGCCGCGCCCGCCCTCGCCCAGGGCAAGTACCCCGACAAGCCGATCCGGCTCGTCATCCCGTTCCCGCCCGCCGGCCCCACCGACATCATCGGCCGTCTGGTCGCGGAGCGGCTGACGGTCGCGCTGGGCCAGCAGGTGGTGGTCGACAACAAGGCCGGCGCCGCCGGCGCCATCGGCTCGGTCGAGGTCAAGAACGCCCGGCCCGACGGCTACACGTTCCTGTTCGCGACGTCGTCGACGCACGCCACCAACCCGACCGTGCTGGTCAAGCCGCCCTACGACGCGGTGAAGGATTTCACGCCGGTCTCCTCGATCTGCGTCAATCCGCTGGTGCTGGTGGCGCATCCCTCGATGCCCGACACGCTCAAGGGCCTGGTCGAGCTGATGAAGAAGAACCCCGGCAAGTACTCCTACGGCTCGTCGGGCGCCGGCGGCATCACGCACTTCGCCGGCGAGCTGCTGAAGATCATGGCCGGTGGCATGGACGTGGTGCACGTCCCCTACCGCGGCTCGAACCCGGCGCTGCAGGACACCATCGCCGGCAACGTGGTGTGGATGTTCGAGACGATGAGCACGTCGCTGCAGCTCCACCGCACCGGCAAGATCCGCATCCTCGGCTTCGCGCACACCAAGCGCGCCGCCATCGCCCCCGACATCCCGACCATCATCGAGGGCGGCATCGCCGGCTACGAGGCCTACACCTTCAATCTGATCCTGGCGCCGGCCGGCGCGCCGCAGAACGTGGTCGACACCGTCCACGCCGCCTCGCGCAAGGCCATGCAGGATCCGACGCTGATCAAGGCGCTGGAGGACATCGCGGCCGTGCCGATCCTCGATTCGACGCCGGAGACGACCGCGAAGTTCATCACCGGCGAGATCGCCAAGTGGGCGCCGGTCATCAAGTCGACCGGCTTCAAGGTCGAGTAG
- a CDS encoding dienelactone hydrolase family protein, whose protein sequence is MRVEDIAYNDGGTRLVGQLAVDETRPGRRPGVLVCHEGPGLTDHTKIIARRLAKLGYVAYAMDYHGDGRPLANPADTMARLNPWRADPTSIRVRAGIALKLLAARPEVDAGRMAAIGYCFGGTTALELARAGEDLRCVVGFHSGLATARPQDAVNIKAKVLVNIGAEDPIIPPEQRLDFEKEMRAANVDWRMILYGGAGHSFTNPAADARNMPGFKYHEPTDRRSWRAMLDLFDETLGPV, encoded by the coding sequence ATGCGGGTCGAGGACATCGCGTACAACGATGGCGGCACGCGGCTGGTCGGCCAGCTCGCGGTCGACGAGACGCGGCCGGGACGGCGGCCGGGCGTGCTGGTGTGCCACGAGGGGCCGGGCCTGACCGACCACACCAAGATCATCGCCCGGCGGCTGGCGAAGCTGGGCTACGTCGCCTACGCGATGGACTACCACGGCGACGGCAGGCCGCTAGCCAATCCGGCCGACACCATGGCGCGGCTCAACCCGTGGCGGGCCGATCCGACCAGCATCCGCGTGCGCGCCGGCATCGCGCTCAAGCTGCTGGCGGCGCGGCCCGAGGTGGACGCCGGGCGCATGGCGGCGATCGGCTACTGCTTCGGCGGCACGACGGCGCTGGAGCTGGCGCGCGCCGGCGAGGATCTGCGCTGCGTCGTCGGCTTCCACTCGGGACTAGCGACGGCGCGGCCGCAGGACGCCGTCAACATCAAGGCCAAGGTGCTGGTCAACATCGGCGCCGAGGATCCGATCATCCCGCCGGAGCAGCGGCTGGACTTCGAGAAGGAGATGCGCGCCGCCAACGTCGACTGGCGCATGATCCTGTACGGCGGCGCCGGCCACAGCTTCACCAACCCGGCGGCCGACGCGCGCAACATGCCGGGCTTCAAGTACCACGAGCCGACCGACCGGCGGTCGTGGCGCGCGATGCTCGACCTGTTCGACGAGACCCTGGGGCCGGTCTAG
- a CDS encoding cysteine--tRNA ligase — MPLHIHNTLTRAKEAFVPLDPANVRMYVCGPTVYDDVHIGNGRPVVVFDVLYRLLKRRYPRVTYVRNITDIDDKIIERARESGEPIDALTSRTSAAFADVCRALNALPPDVEPRATTHIAEMIDIIGRLVARGHAYAEGGEVLFHVPSMAGYGRLSRHSRDELVAGARVDVARHKRDPADFTLWKPSTPEQPGWDSPWGRGRPGWHIECSAMSLRHLGETFDIHGGGLDLIFPHHENEIAQSRCAHGTSLMAKYWMHNGFIVAGGEKMSKSLGNFFTIRELLEEFPGEAVRLLLLTAQYRQPLDFTKDGLRVAKATLDRFYQALRGAAGVDAAPVEAPAEIDAALEDDLNTPLALSHLHERLGALNRATTDAERAAAKSALLAGAATLGLLWQDPEAWFRWTPAAAASGPSDAEIEAAIAARQAARKARDFAGADRIRGDLAARGVVLEDGPKGTTWKRG, encoded by the coding sequence GTGCCTCTCCATATCCACAACACGCTGACGCGCGCCAAGGAGGCGTTCGTCCCGCTCGATCCCGCGAATGTGCGCATGTACGTCTGCGGACCGACCGTCTACGACGACGTCCATATCGGCAACGGCCGGCCGGTCGTCGTGTTCGACGTCCTCTATCGGCTGCTCAAGCGCCGCTACCCGCGCGTCACCTACGTCCGCAACATCACCGACATCGACGACAAGATCATCGAGCGCGCCCGCGAGTCGGGTGAGCCGATCGACGCGCTGACGTCGCGCACGTCGGCCGCCTTCGCCGATGTCTGCCGCGCGCTCAACGCGCTGCCGCCCGACGTCGAGCCCAGGGCCACCACGCACATCGCGGAGATGATCGACATCATCGGCCGGCTGGTGGCGCGCGGCCACGCCTACGCCGAGGGCGGCGAGGTGCTGTTCCACGTGCCGAGCATGGCCGGGTACGGCCGCCTGTCGCGCCACTCCCGCGACGAGCTGGTCGCCGGCGCGCGCGTCGACGTCGCGCGCCACAAGCGCGATCCCGCGGACTTCACGCTGTGGAAGCCGTCGACGCCGGAGCAGCCCGGCTGGGACAGCCCGTGGGGCCGCGGCCGCCCGGGCTGGCACATCGAGTGCTCGGCCATGAGCCTGCGCCATCTCGGCGAGACCTTCGACATCCACGGCGGCGGGCTCGACCTCATCTTCCCGCACCACGAGAACGAGATCGCCCAGAGCCGCTGCGCCCACGGCACTTCGCTGATGGCGAAGTACTGGATGCACAACGGCTTCATCGTCGCCGGCGGCGAGAAGATGTCGAAGTCGCTGGGCAATTTCTTCACCATCCGGGAGCTGCTCGAGGAGTTCCCCGGCGAGGCCGTGCGTCTGCTGCTGCTGACGGCGCAGTACCGCCAGCCGCTGGACTTCACCAAGGACGGACTGCGCGTCGCCAAGGCGACGCTGGACCGTTTCTACCAGGCGCTGCGCGGCGCCGCCGGCGTCGACGCCGCGCCGGTCGAGGCTCCGGCCGAGATCGACGCCGCGCTGGAGGACGATCTCAACACGCCGCTGGCGCTGAGCCATCTGCACGAGCGTCTCGGCGCGCTGAACCGCGCCACGACGGACGCCGAACGCGCCGCCGCCAAATCGGCGCTGCTGGCCGGCGCCGCGACGCTGGGGCTGCTGTGGCAGGACCCGGAGGCGTGGTTCCGCTGGACGCCCGCGGCCGCGGCGTCGGGACCGTCCGACGCCGAGATCGAGGCCGCCATCGCCGCCCGCCAGGCGGCGCGCAAGGCCAGGGACTTCGCCGGCGCCGACCGCATCCGCGGCGACCTCGCGGCCAGGGGCGTCGTTCTCGAGGACGGTCCCAAGGGCACGACCTGGAAGCGCGGCTGA
- a CDS encoding 3-deoxy-7-phosphoheptulonate synthase class II yields the protein MNAIQAAAQRAATDPATAGVSASGWSPESWRARPAIQMPVYEDATALAAAEARLRRYPPLVFAGEARRLQTALARVADGKAFLLQGGDCAESFQDFTANNIRDMFRVLLQMAVVLTYGAGMPVVKLGRMAGQFAKPRSSSVEKIDGVELPSYRGDNVNGFEFTPEARRPDPERMVQAYNQSAATLNLLRAFAQGGYADLHEVHRWNLDFVRNSPAGERYEDLSRRLDETLTFMAACGLTSATTPQISETDFFTSHEALLLPYEQALTRVDSTTGDWYDCSAHMLWIGERTRQPDGAHVEFLRGVRNPLGFKAGPGMSADDVLRLIDAINPGNEAGRVTVITRMGADKLAANLPGLLRAVRREGRSVVWSCDPMHGNTVTASNGKKTRHFDAILREVRAFFEAHRAEGTHPGGVHFEMTGQEVTECLGGAVDITVDGLSARYETQCDPRLNASQALELAFMLAEQLKADRIGRAA from the coding sequence ATGAACGCGATCCAGGCAGCGGCCCAGCGGGCCGCCACGGATCCCGCAACCGCCGGCGTCTCGGCGTCCGGCTGGTCGCCCGAATCCTGGCGCGCCCGGCCGGCGATCCAGATGCCGGTCTACGAGGACGCCACCGCGCTGGCCGCCGCCGAGGCCCGGCTGCGGCGCTATCCGCCGCTGGTGTTCGCCGGCGAGGCCCGGCGCCTGCAGACCGCGCTGGCGCGCGTCGCCGACGGCAAGGCGTTCCTGCTCCAGGGCGGCGACTGCGCCGAGAGCTTCCAGGACTTCACCGCCAACAACATCCGCGACATGTTCCGGGTGCTGCTGCAGATGGCCGTGGTGCTGACCTACGGCGCCGGCATGCCGGTGGTGAAGCTGGGCCGCATGGCCGGCCAGTTCGCCAAGCCGCGCTCCTCCTCGGTCGAGAAGATCGACGGCGTCGAGCTGCCGAGCTACCGCGGCGACAACGTCAACGGCTTCGAGTTCACGCCCGAGGCGAGGCGGCCCGATCCGGAGCGGATGGTGCAGGCCTACAACCAGTCGGCCGCCACCCTGAACCTGCTGCGCGCCTTCGCCCAGGGCGGCTACGCCGACCTGCACGAGGTGCACCGCTGGAACCTCGACTTCGTGCGCAACTCGCCGGCCGGCGAGCGCTACGAGGACCTGTCGCGCCGCCTCGACGAGACGCTGACCTTCATGGCCGCCTGCGGCCTGACCTCGGCGACCACGCCGCAGATCTCGGAGACCGACTTCTTCACCAGCCACGAGGCGCTGCTGCTGCCCTACGAGCAGGCGCTGACGCGCGTCGATTCGACCACCGGCGACTGGTACGACTGCTCCGCCCACATGCTGTGGATCGGCGAGCGCACGCGCCAGCCCGACGGCGCCCACGTCGAGTTCCTGCGCGGCGTGCGCAACCCGCTCGGCTTCAAGGCCGGCCCGGGCATGTCGGCCGACGACGTGCTGCGCCTGATCGACGCGATCAACCCCGGCAACGAGGCGGGCCGCGTCACGGTCATCACGCGCATGGGCGCCGACAAGCTGGCGGCCAACCTGCCGGGGCTGCTGCGCGCCGTCCGCAGGGAGGGCCGCAGCGTCGTATGGTCGTGCGACCCGATGCACGGCAACACCGTGACGGCGTCGAACGGCAAGAAGACCCGCCACTTCGACGCCATCCTGCGCGAGGTCCGGGCGTTCTTCGAGGCGCACCGCGCCGAGGGCACGCATCCCGGCGGCGTGCATTTCGAGATGACCGGGCAGGAGGTCACGGAGTGCCTCGGCGGCGCCGTCGACATCACGGTCGACGGGCTCAGCGCCCGCTACGAGACGCAGTGCGACCCCCGCCTCAACGCCAGCCAGGCGCTGGAGCTGGCCTTCATGCTGGCCGAGCAGCTCAAGGCGGACCGGATCGGGCGCGCGGCCTGA
- a CDS encoding ABC transporter substrate-binding protein → MRMRSILGGLAAAAALGLAAPASAQKSADTLRILFRDAVPNIDPYFNAQRTGLILGHQAWDMLVHRDPDSFEIKPALATEWKLVDDKTLEFTLRAGVKFHDGSVMSADDVVYTINMVADPASKVATPSNYAWIEKAEKIGDLKVRIVMKKPTPAALEYFALVVPIHPKAYREKVGAEGFAKAPVGAGPYRIVKIDHAKEVHFERFADYWKGSPKGTPRIGKLHVRFVGDTATQMTELLGGRADWIWNINPDQFESVNRMPTLTAIRKESMRVGYLSIDAAGRSAPGNPLTNVKVRQAIWHAIDRQSMADKLITGGSRVPPAPCFPSQFGCDADAAVKYAFDPAKAKALLAEAGFPNGFEIEFVTYVQPTQWSAAIQNYLAAVGIKAKITQLQVSAAIQKAWRGENPLYHGSWGSYSINDVSAIMPVMFGGGNDDYSRDPEMHKLLEAGGSTSDPAKRKTAYSAAIKRATEQAYWLPLFTYVNTYAHSKTLDFKPYADELPRFYLYGWK, encoded by the coding sequence ATGCGCATGAGATCCATCCTCGGCGGTCTGGCGGCGGCCGCCGCGCTCGGCCTGGCGGCGCCCGCCTCGGCGCAGAAATCGGCCGACACGCTGCGGATCCTGTTCCGTGACGCGGTGCCGAACATCGACCCCTACTTCAACGCCCAGCGCACCGGGCTGATCCTCGGCCACCAGGCGTGGGACATGCTGGTGCACCGCGATCCCGACAGCTTCGAGATCAAGCCGGCGCTGGCGACCGAGTGGAAGCTGGTCGACGACAAGACCCTGGAGTTCACGCTGCGCGCCGGCGTGAAGTTCCACGACGGCAGCGTCATGAGCGCCGACGACGTGGTCTACACCATCAACATGGTCGCCGACCCGGCCAGCAAGGTGGCGACGCCCAGCAACTACGCCTGGATCGAGAAGGCCGAGAAGATCGGCGACCTCAAGGTCCGGATCGTCATGAAGAAGCCGACGCCGGCGGCGCTGGAGTATTTCGCGCTGGTGGTGCCGATCCATCCCAAGGCGTACCGCGAGAAGGTCGGCGCGGAGGGCTTCGCCAAGGCGCCGGTCGGCGCCGGGCCGTACAGGATCGTCAAGATCGACCACGCCAAGGAGGTCCATTTCGAGCGCTTCGCCGACTACTGGAAGGGCAGCCCCAAGGGGACGCCGCGGATCGGCAAGCTGCATGTGCGCTTCGTCGGCGACACGGCCACGCAGATGACCGAGCTGCTGGGCGGGCGCGCCGACTGGATCTGGAACATCAACCCCGACCAGTTCGAGTCCGTGAACCGCATGCCGACGTTGACGGCGATCCGCAAGGAGTCGATGCGCGTCGGCTACCTGTCGATCGACGCCGCCGGCCGCAGCGCCCCCGGCAATCCGCTGACCAACGTCAAGGTGCGGCAGGCGATCTGGCACGCCATCGACCGGCAGTCGATGGCGGACAAGCTGATCACCGGCGGCAGCCGCGTGCCGCCGGCGCCGTGCTTCCCGAGCCAGTTCGGCTGCGACGCCGACGCCGCCGTGAAGTACGCGTTCGACCCCGCCAAGGCGAAGGCGCTGCTGGCCGAGGCCGGCTTCCCCAACGGCTTCGAGATCGAGTTCGTGACCTACGTGCAGCCGACCCAGTGGAGCGCGGCGATCCAGAACTACCTCGCCGCCGTCGGCATCAAGGCCAAGATCACCCAGCTCCAGGTCTCGGCCGCGATCCAGAAGGCGTGGCGCGGCGAGAACCCGCTCTACCACGGCAGCTGGGGCAGCTACTCGATCAACGACGTGTCGGCCATCATGCCGGTGATGTTCGGCGGCGGGAACGACGACTACTCGCGCGATCCGGAGATGCACAAGCTGCTGGAGGCCGGCGGCTCGACCAGCGACCCGGCCAAGCGCAAGACGGCCTATTCCGCGGCCATCAAGCGCGCCACCGAACAGGCCTACTGGCTGCCGCTGTTCACCTACGTCAACACCTACGCGCACTCCAAGACGCTGGACTTCAAGCCCTACGCCGACGAGCTGCCGCGGTTCTACCTGTACGGCTGGAAGTAG
- a CDS encoding nicotinate phosphoribosyltransferase: MHPADPDVSRYTDHYFNRTKGVIGKFGDSRVTYAIFMRRPVVCAPRLALDWLTELTTARGARVDIDLRYPEGKWAGAGEPMMYVTGSFFHLVDLETIFLQKLGPACVAAYNAYTMCAGMPKTAFLAMDARHCAGTEMAEMMAYAASVGSGRARRKDGAVGFIGNATHATAHFFGRDKGLGTMPHALIGYAGSTLRAAEMYHETFPDEPMTVLVDYFAQEISDSLAVCRRFPGLAERGELSVRLDTTGGRYAEGLDPQRSYAVMEKHAPESIRGYRSEEELRHLIGTGVSAAAIFHLRDSLDAAGFKAVKIVASSGFGPAKCRVMAEAGTPIDIVGSGSFLPSSWTETYATADIVEYDGVPRVKIGREFLHRGRTGAAPSAAAE; this comes from the coding sequence ATGCATCCGGCCGATCCGGACGTCTCGCGCTACACCGATCACTACTTCAACCGCACCAAGGGCGTGATCGGCAAGTTCGGCGACTCCCGCGTCACCTACGCGATCTTCATGCGCCGCCCGGTGGTCTGCGCGCCCAGGCTGGCGCTGGACTGGCTGACCGAGCTCACGACCGCCCGCGGCGCCAGGGTCGACATCGACCTGCGCTACCCCGAGGGCAAATGGGCCGGCGCCGGCGAGCCGATGATGTACGTCACCGGCTCGTTCTTCCACCTGGTCGACCTCGAGACCATCTTCCTGCAGAAGCTCGGGCCGGCCTGCGTGGCGGCGTACAACGCCTACACGATGTGCGCGGGCATGCCCAAGACGGCGTTCCTGGCGATGGACGCGCGCCACTGCGCCGGCACCGAGATGGCCGAGATGATGGCCTACGCCGCCTCGGTCGGCTCCGGCCGCGCCCGGCGCAAGGACGGCGCCGTCGGCTTCATCGGCAACGCCACCCACGCCACGGCGCATTTCTTCGGCCGCGACAAGGGGCTGGGGACGATGCCGCACGCGCTGATCGGCTACGCCGGCTCGACGCTGCGCGCCGCCGAGATGTACCACGAGACCTTCCCCGACGAGCCGATGACGGTGCTGGTCGACTACTTCGCGCAGGAGATCAGCGACTCGCTGGCGGTGTGCCGGCGCTTCCCCGGCCTGGCGGAGCGCGGCGAGCTGTCGGTGCGGCTCGACACCACCGGCGGCCGCTACGCCGAGGGCCTCGACCCGCAGCGCTCCTACGCGGTGATGGAGAAGCACGCGCCGGAATCGATCCGCGGCTACCGCTCCGAGGAGGAGCTGCGCCACCTGATCGGCACCGGCGTGTCGGCGGCGGCGATCTTCCACCTGCGCGACAGCCTCGACGCGGCCGGCTTCAAGGCGGTGAAGATCGTGGCGTCGTCGGGCTTCGGGCCGGCGAAATGCCGCGTGATGGCCGAGGCGGGAACGCCGATCGATATCGTCGGCTCGGGCTCGTTCCTGCCGTCGAGCTGGACCGAGACCTACGCCACGGCCGACATCGTCGAGTACGACGGCGTGCCGCGCGTGAAGATCGGCCGCGAGTTCCTCCACCGCGGCCGCACCGGCGCGGCGCCGTCGGCGGCGGCGGAGTAG
- a CDS encoding glutamate--tRNA ligase, translating into MPPATSAATPVVRFAPSPTGRLHVGNARAALFNWLFARRHGGSFILRMDDTDRERSTAEFARGIEDDLRWLGLDWDRLESQTARAARHDAARDRLVAAGRLYPCYETPTELEHRRKKAFAEGRPPLYDRAALKLSAEDRARLEAEGRRPHWRFRLDAGDVAWTDLVRGVQHVEGSTQSDPVLIRADGTYLYTLPSVVDDIDLAITHVIRGEDHVTNTATQIQLFAALGATPPEFAHLPLLTGADGAGLSKRAGSRSLEDLRGEGIEPLAVCALLARLGTSDPVEAVAGMDVLVASMDFAKIGRAAARFSEDDLRALSARTTHGLSYATVRPRLAAVDADLGEAFWLAVRGNLQRVEDAAEWAAVVRGPLTPTLEAPEILAAAADALPPEPWDGATWKAWTSAVSGATGAKGRALFHPLRLALTARERGPEMAGMISLIGRGKVLARLKGERA; encoded by the coding sequence ATGCCCCCCGCAACGTCCGCCGCCACCCCCGTCGTCCGATTCGCGCCCAGCCCGACCGGCCGGCTGCACGTCGGCAACGCGCGCGCGGCGCTGTTCAACTGGTTGTTCGCGCGGCGCCACGGCGGATCGTTCATCCTGCGGATGGACGACACCGACCGCGAGCGGTCGACCGCCGAGTTCGCGCGCGGCATCGAGGACGACCTGCGCTGGCTCGGGCTCGACTGGGACCGGCTGGAGAGCCAGACGGCGCGGGCGGCGCGCCACGACGCGGCGCGGGACCGGCTCGTCGCCGCCGGCCGCCTCTATCCCTGCTACGAGACGCCGACCGAGCTGGAGCATCGGCGCAAAAAGGCGTTCGCGGAGGGCCGGCCGCCGCTCTACGACCGCGCCGCCCTCAAGCTGTCCGCCGAAGACCGCGCGAGGCTCGAGGCCGAGGGCCGCCGCCCGCACTGGCGTTTCCGGCTCGACGCCGGCGACGTGGCGTGGACCGACCTCGTGCGTGGCGTCCAGCATGTCGAGGGGTCGACCCAGAGCGATCCCGTGCTGATCCGCGCCGACGGCACCTACCTCTACACGCTGCCTTCGGTGGTCGACGACATCGATCTCGCCATCACCCACGTCATCCGGGGCGAGGACCACGTCACCAACACCGCCACCCAGATCCAGCTCTTCGCCGCGCTGGGCGCCACGCCGCCGGAATTCGCGCATCTGCCGCTGCTCACGGGCGCCGACGGCGCCGGCCTGTCCAAGCGCGCGGGCTCGCGCTCGCTGGAGGATCTGCGCGGCGAGGGGATCGAGCCGCTCGCGGTCTGCGCGCTGCTGGCCCGGCTGGGCACCAGCGATCCGGTCGAGGCGGTCGCCGGCATGGACGTGCTGGTCGCGTCGATGGACTTCGCCAAAATCGGCCGGGCCGCGGCGCGCTTCTCGGAGGACGATCTGCGCGCGCTGTCGGCCCGCACCACGCACGGGCTGTCCTATGCGACGGTCCGTCCGCGCCTGGCCGCCGTCGACGCCGATCTCGGCGAGGCGTTCTGGCTGGCGGTGCGTGGCAACCTGCAGCGCGTCGAGGACGCCGCCGAATGGGCGGCCGTGGTGCGCGGGCCGCTGACCCCGACGCTCGAAGCCCCCGAGATCCTGGCGGCCGCCGCCGACGCGTTGCCGCCGGAGCCGTGGGATGGCGCGACGTGGAAGGCGTGGACGTCGGCCGTGTCGGGCGCCACCGGCGCGAAGGGCAGGGCGCTGTTCCATCCCCTGCGTCTGGCGTTGACGGCGCGCGAGCGCGGCCCGGAGATGGCCGGGATGATTTCGCTGATCGGCCGTGGTAAAGTGCTGGCGCGGTTGAAGGGGGAGCGGGCATGA